Sequence from the Calypte anna isolate BGI_N300 chromosome 25, bCalAnn1_v1.p, whole genome shotgun sequence genome:
cccccttccccctcctcaaTCCTTTCCCAGAGTTTTGATGCAGGAATAACTTCCCTaattcttcttctcctccttgtAGGTGCTTGGAGGGCAGCGACAGAAGAATGGGGCACAGAGGACTGGAATGAAGATGTAGGTACTCTCCAACCCAACTTTTCTCCACGTGGCTGTTCCCCATCCTCCCAAAATAATGGGAACAGCCCAAACCAGGCTCCCAATCCCAGGGGATGTGATGAAGGAGCCCAAAATCACTGCTGCTCAAGGACATGGCAGAGGAGCCCCAGGCAGGGAAGCATCTCCCAGGTTCTTCTCATTGCCTACAACTTCCTGATGGAATTCTTCCCTAAACTGACCTGAATTCCCATGAGGTTCCTGCTCCTTTGGGAGCCTTGGATCCCCAGGATGTGccagggagaaggcagcagggttttttttcctgcctgtgtcTTGTGGTCTTGGAGGTTTGAATCAGGCAGAACCACTTGGTTCTCCCTTCTGACTTTCTCTTTGGTGTCTTCTACTGCTTTTTGTTCCCTACCTGGCATCAGGAGAGAAGAGACATTGTTGTCACCTCCTTTTGATGCCCCTGGAGCAgtttcttccctctctgcttcaATGGAGAACTTTTGTTCTTGCAGATGGCAGCAGACTTTGGGCTTTTTTAGGATTATTCCTGCTTTTgcatgctctttttttttgctaagcCTACAGAACAAGCATGAAAGGGAAGCTTTGGCTTTCCAGGCACATCAGGAAGAACTCCTGATGTGTTTGGAGATGCAAGCAGCTCCTCTGGTCACTCAAGTCTCTGCTTGGACAGAGCCTTTGATAATCTCTTCCCTTCACTGTGTCTGATATGTCCCCAGGGGctcctgattttgtttttagACTCTTTTAGCAAGTTTGGTTGCTGGCAGCCCCCCCAGTCTGCAATAAAAGCTGTTTGGATTCTGATATTTTCCAAGCTATATCACAGGTGGCTGTTAAACCTCCTTTTCATTCAGTTTTGAGCATTTTTCCCTTCCATAGCTGAGGTGTTCCAGCAGTTCAGAGCacccctggagctgcaggaaacTTGTagaaggatttggggtttttttttcaggtgattTGTGCCATTccctgaaaagaaattaaataagaGCTGATTCTGATGGGAACCAAATATTGAAGGGGTTTAAGACTCAGCACTCAATTTTCTTGGATGTTTTTTTGTCTCAGATGCTCATGTGCTTTGCTTGGAGTCCCAAGGCATTCTTCTCacttttggcttctttttcctccttttaccTTCCAGCTGTCTGAGACCAAGATCTTCACTGCCTCCAACGTATCCTCAGTGCCTCTGCCTGCTGAGAATGTGACAATCACAGCTGGACAGAGGTGAGAGAGCCCCTGGCACCACTTTTTCTGGGCCAGAAGTAGTGCACAAGTCCCAGAGCACTTTGCCATCTCCCACTAAACCTTGCCAGCCAGCTCAAGTGCAGCAGCACTGAATAAACTGAGATCAAGTTCAATGGAAAAGCTGAATGAGGAggttctgggtccaaatccTGGATTTTAGAGGCTTTGCTGCTGGTTCTTCAGATTTGAGGGCATTTTGTTGTGTTAAATGAATGGAaaagatgctttaaaataaagggCTGTGCAGGAGCTTGCTTGGCCTCTGTCCTCTTGAGGTTTTAGCTGGCTGATAACCAGTTTGTTCTGCACATTCTTTCAACTTGTGGAGTGAAAACTGGAGGTGAGGGGTGTGACAGAGCTCCTCTAAACCTCAGTTAGGATCCTACAATCCTGAACTGCTTTGGGTTGGACCTTAAAGACCAATTAATTCCACTCTCTTACCATGAGGAGagacccctcccccagcccagggggctccaagccccatccaaccttcaacagttccagggatggggcagccacagcttctgggggtgacctggggttcagcaccctcaaattaaagaattttttccccacatttccCCTCTTGGAGGATGGAACCTTCTCCCCTCATCccacccctccagccccttgtcccaagtccctccccagctttcctggagccccttcaggcactggaaggtgctctgaggtctccccattgctgaacacccccaaatcTCTCATCCTGGCTCCAGCACAGAGAAGACCTTCagcccttttatttttttaatttcttttaattttatttttttatctttccccAGAATTGATCTTGCAGTCCTGCTGGGGAAGACCCCCTCTTCTATGGAGAATGAGTCAACAAATCTGGAGTCATCCCAGGCTCCTTCCCTGGCCCAGCCACTGGTGTTCAGCAATTCCAAGCAGAGTGCTATGTCCCAACCAACTTCTGGGAATTCCTTCTCTCACCACAGCATGGTAAGGACATCCTGGTGTCCTCCAGGCacttggtttgggttggtttccTTCACTTTCCCTTTGGACAAGATGGGAAATAGAGTTCTGAGCCCTCCTGTGGGAGGCAGGGGATGATTTGCTCTGAACACAGAGGCCTGAGGTCCATTGTTTCATTAAGAAATAATTGGGATGGTTCCTCCCCTGGTGTCTGTGGCAGACTTGCAACATTTGCTCCTTTCCTGGTCAAAGCAGAAGAGTTTGAGGAGTGGGATTGGGTGGGAGTTTGGTGTGGGATGAAATgctggcaggggagggaaggagacaTTGAATCAAGGAATGTGCAGAGACCTGGGCAGAGACTTCTTTGTGCAActtcagcaaaagaaataaaaaatcctctGCCTAATGATAGTTGAGGAAGGATTTTCAAAGCCACCTTAGGTGGGAAACCAAGTCCTGGTGGTTGTCTCTTTCAGGGCAAGCAAATGAATGTGAATAGAATAATTCAGTCTATTTTTAAAGATCCTATTTGTTGACTTTCTTTGTAAGATTCCATCACACTCCAAAatgccaggggctgggcagcTCCAGAGTGATAAAAGCTGTGAGGGAAGCAGGAGCTCTCCTTGCCAGCAGTGTCTGGAGTGTTAgccagagagaagcagcaggataTACAGTGCATGCAGACATTTCTCTGTCCTCTGAGCCTCCAAGGGAGCCACTGACTTTGTTATTTCATTGCTGAAATTGCAGGTGAGCATCCTGGGGAAAGGGTTTGGAGATGTTGGGGAGgccaaaggcagcagcaccacaggTTCCCAGTTCCTGGAGCAGTTCAAGACAGCTCAGGCTCTGGCTCAGTTGGCTGCTCAGCACTCCCAGCCTGGTGGGAGCACCACTGCTTCTTCTTGGGACATGGGATCCACCACACAGACCTCATCTCTGGTGCAGTATGgtaaggaaaagcagaatgGTTTTCCAGAGGGCAAGAAATTCTCCCAGAATTGCAGAATCATGGTGTAAGCAGCTAAATCAGGGGTTcagtgtggggaggggggggcagaTCACAAGTTGGCAGCCAAGCTGGGAGAAGATGAAAAGGATTGAGGGTGCAAGTTTTTGGGTTAAAATGTAATAGCATGTGTGACTCTTCCTCTGTTCCTTTTGGAGCAGTTGAATCCCTGGGTTTGGGTGATGCTTGGAAGCTGGAAGGGGGAGGGAACCCCAGCTCCTGAGCCCCTGGTAAAGCTGAGTGACAGAGAAGGGGTCTGGATGCCCTTCTGGAGAACAGTTCCTGCACACCAACACTTGTCAGTCTCCACTCTGTGCTGACCTGGTGTTATCTTGTAAAGAAATTCCACTCTGCCTGTTAAGTGCCTTTGGATTGGCATGAGGGAATAAAGAGGGATTAGGGAGATCCCTGCttttcagctgagctgctgagtACCAATgccatttctttcagtttggCCATTTGATTTCTTGCTATGGGGAAATGGCTCTGGTTCAAATctaagctgaaataaaaaaaaaaaaaccaacaaactcaAGCCCTGTCCTAGTCACAGTGTTGGCAGCTCCTGATCTTTTCAGACAAGGAGccccagaggagaggcagagagaagaggagTTGGTTTTTAATAAGCTGTGGTGcaaaggaggaggggggtgcAGCTGTGCTGAGACCCTGAGGGTGGGCAGCCCCTGAGGAGGGGTTTTCCTTGGAGGAAtgctggcagggaaggagcagggcagggaaggagcagggttGGCAGAGAGGGAAGCAGAGTCAGGTCCCTGCAGGACCCTGATCTGCAGTGCCCCCACACAGGGGGGCTCTGAAGCCCAACTTTCCTTGGAGGATGGGGAAATTTCTGTTCTGCAAGTTCACTTTGTCCTCTTGAGGTGGTGGAAGGAGCTGTGGGGAAGAGCTTGGAGGGCTcagctttgggtttttggtgAGAGTGAGGCTGGGAGTGGGGATTTTGGGGTTCTCTGCTCTCTGGTTTTAACAAACTCCAGGGAGGAGCCACGGTGTGaaacaattttcattttcttgatgCTGAGAAGTGTCAGAACTcgattttagggttttttaggAAACAAATCCAGCTAAGTCAACACTGTTCTTCCCCAGTAGATCTCAAGAACCCAACGGAGTCTTCGGTGCACAGCCCCTTCACCAAGCGTCAGGCCTTCACATCAACTTCAACCATGATCGAAGTCTTCATGCAGGAGAAGCAGCCTGTGGTGACTGCCTCCACAACTGTGCCACCACCCCCTTCCTCACCACTCCCCAGCAAAGCCAATCCTCTGCCCCAGATGTCCCCAGGGTCCTCGGACAACCAGTCCTCCAgtccccagccagcacagcagaagctgaagcagcagaagaagaaaGCGTCGTTAACATCAAAGGTGAGTGGGGAAGGAGGTGTTGGGTtagagctgcagaaaaactCATTTGGGCTGCTTAGAAGGAAGGGCTGGGCTTGGCTTTATGGAATCAAAGAATccttaggttggaagagacctccaagatcatccagtccaacctttgaccaactACTAagccatgtccttaaggaccaggtccaaacaccttttaaatacctccagggatggtgactccaccactgtcctgggccatcccagtgcctgaaaaccctctcagtgaaaaaatatccCCTAAATAaagcctaaacctcccctggtgcagcttccataCAGTCACAGAAtgtcagctgggaagggacctcagggatgACCTGCTCTAAGATAACTGTTgatgtgagatgtctcagcaccccctcaagctgagacttcaaactttccagaGTTGGGGAATCCATTGCTTCCCCCTGGaagaccattccagtgtctgactgtcctcagagtgagGCCTTCCTGCTGTTGGTTCTGTGGAAGGGTGACAGAAGAACTTGTCCACCTGGGCTGAACAGCATCATTCAGAGGATGGAAGCCTCTCAGTGCCCTCTTGTGCTAACGTGGACACTAAAAtcattttctctgctgagcCCAAGGATTGATTGACCCTTTCTGTTGTTCCTCCCTCACAGATTCCTGCACTGGCAGTGGAGATGCCTGGCTCAGCAGATATCTCAGGGCTCAACCTGCAGTTTGGGGCATTACAGTTTGGGTCAGAGCCTGTTCTGGCAGAATACGAATCGACTCCCACGACAAGCACGGCTGTGAGCCAGGCTCAGAGCAGCCTGtacaccagcacagccaggtgaggacccccccctgctcccagcagacagcttttccagggcTGTAGGTATCCTGCATACCAGTAGACCCTTTCTGACTGTTCTGTGGTCACAAAGGGGGGACAATGTATGCGACAGCAAAGCATAAGATACCAGGAGACTCTTCCAGGCAGCTCTGTGGCTGACTGGCCCGTGGTGCTTAGACAGAAGCAgagatttctgctgcttttaaactGTGTTGTGGGTAACACAGGAGGGGGAACCCCCAGCATGGCTGCTCCTTGTCCCTGGGGAGCAGATTCTGTGTGTGCTTTGCCCTGCTCCTTGCCTGGCAAACCGGGGTGCAGGGGAGCAGATGAAATGTTGCTGGTTTCTGGTGCTCTGACCCTTAGGATCTGGGGCCTGAGATGTcacccagagcacagctgggTGTGAGGCAGGGCTGCAGTGAGGTGCCAGCATCCTCCTGTGGCTGGGGATGTTTCTCTGCTGGGTTTGCTTGGCTGCTCTGAGTGGTGCCTTTATGCTGAGGCTTTATTTTGAAGGTCTAGAAACGAAGAGGCTGGgtcagcagcttccagcagggctgttttggagagaaatgtaaatttattttttttttcccctcctttccagTGAATCTTCATCCACAATTTCATCCAATCAAAGCCAGGAGTCTGGGTACCAGAGTGGCACAATACAGACAGCAACTTTTACCTCCCAGAACAGTGCTCAGGGACCACTGTATGAACAGAGATCCACCCAGACGAGGCGATACCCAAACTCCATCTCCTCCTCACCTCAGAAAGATCTGACCCAGGCCAAGGTAGGAAAAGAGCTTTGCTCACCCTTTGTGCTGAGTAAGCCTGGCGTGTGAAGTCTTGGAGGAAGCTAAGTGGTTTATCAAGGgtttctgtgctttcttctggctgctgccagagccctTAAAAACATTACTTACCTGGGGCTGGGCCAGTGGGGTGATCAGAGGTGAAGTTGATCACAGGCCATGTGTGGTGTCTCCTGTAATTACCTGTCTCAGTGTAATGTGGCAAGCAGGCTGAGGATTTAGGTCTGTCTTAAGGGTTTGATTCTTGTGTGCTGCACAACATCAGTTTTGATTCATGAACTTGGGTTGAGGCTGTTGAACCAGTCAGAAAAATTTCTTGCCCTGCTTTCTCAAGTAGGTGCTTGGGGGTCACCTGGGCTGAGCTTGGTGCAGTCTGGTGGTGTCTGTTGGGAGCAACTCTTCTTCAGGACTGAGGAGGGAGTGTGGCAGGGGGCTGACACCAGGTCTGCCTCTGGAAATGAGCATTTGCAACatccaaaaccttttttttcctctttttcttcagaatggTTTCAGTTCTGTACAACCCACGCCATTACAAACCACGCAGGCTGTTGAAGGTAAGAGTCTGTCAGTGCCAGGGCTGTCCCAGCTCTCTTGCACTCCTCATGTTCTTTGGATAAAAAGCTTTATCTGTGCTAAGAGCAACTCCTTGCCCTGCTGGAGCCATTGCTGCCACTCTGGTTATTTGCTTGCCTTGAAATGtgttcagctttctgctgaTGGATCCAGGAGATCCTTGATGAGTGGCTCATCCCTGATGATAATAATTCACCCTGATTTGTTTGGGAAAAGCACCTTCTCTGAAGGTCTGGAAGCTCTTTGCAGAGCTGATGTTCTGATGAGGCAGAGCTAAGCCCCAGATCACATCCTCATCACTGAATTTAGGAGCTGCCCTTAacctgaagctttttttttccccaggtgcTACAGGTCCAGCTGTGAAATCTGattccccctctgctcccagcatccCCCCTCTCAATGATGGGgtccctgcctcctccctgctgaCCACAGCCAGCCAACACTcaacagctctgagcagcctgagccACAGTGAGGAGCTCCCCAGTAccaccacagcccagctcagcaggtcagcaggatgctgggtggGCTCCTAGAGAAGCACAAGGAGAAGCAGGGGGCTGAGACAGGCAGCAAAGTCTGTCCCGTGCAGtggggaaggctgaggggaCTCATCCCATCTGAGataataaaattatagaatcccagaatggtttaggttggaaagggaccttagagatcatctccAACCTTAGAGGTATCTCCCCCAACCTTAGGGATCATGTCCCCCAACCTTAGGGATCATCTACTCTGCTGTGGGCATATCTCCAGGGGAGAGAGGGCATCCAAAACTTCTCTGTGGATGGGGAATGGGATCTGGCCTGGTCCTACCACTGGTGACTCTTGAACCTTGGCTTTGAccaccttttcctcctcctgcagttCATTACCCACCCAGCAGAACAGTCTGTCCTCATCCACATCCTCGGGGAGAACATCAACTTCAACTCTTCTGGTGAGTCTAGAGGTGCTCTAGTGCCAAGCAACCCCCTTCCTGCTCAGCTTGGAGGGCTCTGGGGGTACAGCCAGTGGGGGCTGTGGTTGtgactggagctgctggaattTAGGGTGTTGTGTGGAGGGTGATGTCAGAACACGCTGGCTCGAGGGCTTTGACACCTGtggcaggggcagcagcagcttctttagAGCTCATGGCAGCTCTTGAAAGTGCTGAGGGCTTTGCTACCAAATTTCAGAGCAAACTGGTGGCTGATGGGGGTCCTGCAGAGCCCCCTTTTATTCCTGCAGGGGAATAAAAAAGCTCCTGCCCCAAAGGTGATGCTCAGCCCGGCTTCTCCAGCAGACAGAGGTCTTGGGATGCAGCCCTGTGGGAGGATGGGAAGCATTAGGGGTGGGTTGGCTGCTAGCAGGACTTTGGACTTCAGCCAGATACAGAGCAggttttctgtgggtttttttgtagccTGCAGCTGAGTTGATGGCAGcctccagggagcagctggggacaggcagggctTTGCACAGACAGCgctcttcctgctcttcctgccctcttcttcctcttccatctcctctccccaccccttaaattctctccttttcctttcctttccctagCACACAAGTGTGGAGAGTGAAGCCAGCCTCCATTCTTCTGCTAGCACTTTCTCCACCCCCTCCAGCACCGTCTcggccgccccgccgcccgTCACCGTCTCCTCCAGCCTGAGCAGTGTCAGCAGCCTGGgcctcagcctcagcagcaACTCCACGGTGACAGCCACCACTCGAAGCTCTGTTGCAACAACATCAGGTACTCCCCTCCCCCTGaaccctgctgcttccccaggggAGAGTGTGGGGGCTGGGAGAGAGACAGCTCCTGCTCTTCACTTCACCgtgggattttttcttttggcaggaAAAGCCCCTCCCAACCTCCCTCCTGGAGTTCCACCATTGCTGCCTAACCCATACATCATGGCTCCAGGGTTGCTCCACGCCTACCCGGTGAGGGGGGGGGATGATTTGCAGTCCCATCATCACACCATTGAGATCTCTCTTAGCTCTGTCTTCAACCAAGAGGGAGAGGTGGAGGATGgtagagaaagcaaaaaaatggaACATCAGCCCAGCAGGACTGCCTTGGGAGGGGAAAAGTTTGGACCTGTTGCTTTCCATAAGatggcagcagaaggaaatcCATGTGCCTGGGGGGAAAAATGTCTGGAAGTCTGGAGATCTGCCATGTCCAGAGCAGATTTTGTCTTGCCCAGCCTGTGGGGAGCAGCATCCCCTCAGTCAGAGCAGGACTCATGCCAAGTGGAGCTGTTTTAGCACCATGGGATGACAAAAGCCACTCAGAAACAAGGGTGGTGGCTGCCACAAAGCCTAGGGCTGTGTCACAGcccttttctgaagctgaaggaGGAATTTCAGTGTTGAAATTGCAGGAGGAAATTGGTGGAGTGGCTCTGTGGTCTGGAGCAGAGGGCAGTGGGTTTGGAGCTCACTCTTTTATCTGAGCACCTGACTTCCAGTATGTCCAGGGGgtctccaggaaggctggagatggattGTTTGCAAGGACCTGTAGTGGTAGGATGAGGGGGTAACAGTTTGAAATTGGAGAAATTGAGACTGgaagttaggaaaaaattctttaccatgagaatagtggaaaaatggaagaggttgcccagggaggtggttgaggctTCATCTCTGaagatgttcaaggtgaggcttgaggaatCTCTGGTTGAGGATGTCCATGCTGACTGCTGGgggacctttagaggtcccttccaacccaaattattctgtgatccCATAAAATCACTCCTGGCAGTGTCAGTCTTGGGGTAACAGTTGCTGTCTGCCTGCACAATCACAAAGCCTCTGCTTCTGGCTTCATCTTGCATTTATCTAAAGGTTTAATCTAAAATCTGGTGAGTGTCCTTACCTACACTGTGTCCCTAACATCATCTCCTGGGCTTTTTTTCTAGCCACAGGTGTATGGGTATGATGATTTGCAGATGCTCCAAACCAGGTTCCCTTTGGTAAGTACTGAGGAGCAACATGGGGCTCACAGCTCACTGGGGCTGCAGGTTTGGGGTGCACTGGAAgtcaggctggagagctggcaaaaaaaagaaaaaaaaaaggtgcttaaATATGGATCCATCTCCTTGTGACAGTGGGGAGGAGTTGCTCCCTTTGTACTTGGGAAGTTGGATTACTCAGATGGGCAGATTCCATGGGGAATGGGAGAGCTCCAGGAGGCAGTGGGTGATGAGGTGTTGTGGAGATTTGTGGCTGGTTCTTGAAAGAGGCTGTGACTGAGAAGACTTCTCTGAGAGGGGGGTTtatttcagcctggagaagagaaggctgcaatggggagacctcagagcaccttccagtgcctgaagggatccaggaaagctggggagggacttgggacaagggcctggagggatgggatgagagggaatggctttgaactggaagaggggagatggagaggagatgggaagcagaagttccttggggtgagggtgcttCTGAAGGAGAAGGTtttggggagaccttggagcaccttccagtgcctgaagggatccaggaaagctggggagggacttgggacaagggcctggagggatgggatgagaaggaatggctttgaactggaagaggggagatggagaggaaaaattctttaagttgagggtgctgagcctcaggtcacccccagaagctgtggctgccccatccctgggaatgttggaagtttggatggggtttggagcccCCTGAGCagtgggaggggtccctgcccatggcagggggggcactggatGAGTTTTctggttccttccaacccaacccattccatgattctctggtTCTGGATCTCACACCGAGTTCTCATTATTTGTATCATATATTCTCACTAGAGAGTGGCTTGAaattggaaaaggggaaatggagGTTGGACactggggagaaattctttggggtgagggtgctgagccccaggtcacccccagaagctgtggctgcccaatCCCTGGAATTGTTGGAGgtttggatggggtttggagccccctgggctggggggaagtgtccctgcccatggtaggggggttggaactgggtgatctttatccttccaacccaaaccagtctgggattccatgaTTTAGCAATATTTGTGTCCTTTGTGTTGTCAAGTGGAGGGGAAGCTGAAGGGCTGCACAGCACAGGCTTTATCTGGTTTTTCCCCTAACCAGATGAGGGAGATGGTGGCTACTACAGAACCAAGGCTTGCTGTAGGCTGTGAGGAGGAGCCTCACTGTGGCTGCTTGAACTGCAATCCTCCAACAAATGTGCCAACTGCAGTTcagaaattccttttctttggggaaaaaaaaaaaaaaaaaaaaggacgtTTTAACTTTGCATCTTTGGACAGAGCTCCTAAAActtcttctctttttgttttcatccttCAGGATTACTACAGCATCCCATTCCCTACACCTACCACCCCACTGACTGGAAGAGATGGCAGCCTGAGCAGCAATCCATACTCTGGTAGGGAAAAAGGAGGCTCAGATCTCTCATCCCCTTGCATTTTCCTGCTCACTAAATTTCTGTGTCCCATTGTCCACTGGAACTGCCCCTGCACCACCCTCTGGCACTGCCTTTGGTCTGGAGCATGGTTCTCAGCAGCTAAACTTCCATTTCCTCATCTGGTGACATTTTGAGGCATTTTACCAGGAAGATGGAGCAAGCAGGAGGTGATCCAGCAGTTGGGAAGGTTGTTGAGGAATGGTTGGAAGAATCTGGGAGGTGGAACACTGGGGAGCTTCTTTTCAGGTTGTGGTGAGGCAGGGGTTAAGCActtagagacaaaaaaataaccacaaaacCTGGAGAAATGAAGTTTTCTGTCCATGCAACAGTCtcatggagaaagaaaaatgggacATTTAGGACCTGTCAGGCTCAAAGCAGGTGTTGAGTGGGTGGCTGATCTCTCCCTGACCTTTCCAGGTGCTTTAATTCCTGGCACTGGGCAGCAGTTCTGCTGTCTCACCCTTTAGGAACTGCTGCACTTTGTGGCTCCCTGCTCTTCCAGCACCACTTCTCCTTTCCTTGTTTGCCTGGAAGTGCTTTTGCTCAGCATGCCAGAGCTGAAATCCCAAGCtcagagcacagcactgctgccttgAGTCATTTGTCAGCTTAACACTGGGGATAATTCCTGTCTCTGGCTactcctggcagtgctgaggaaTCACTGCCTTGCTCTGCAAGCTCTGAACAGGGAAAGTGTTTGTGTGGAGGAGCCAAGCAGGTGCAGATAAAGAGCAGCCCAGGGAGCATCCCCAAGCCCCACAGCCAAAGCCTCCTGCAGTGCCcaggctgagaggagaggaaggggtaTTGATTTCTGAGTGCTCTGGGATATTTCTGTGTGCTCTCTGGGATATTTCCAAGTACTCTACGAGCTGCTGGGTCTCTGATTTGTTGTCAAAAGGGAGGGAGGTGTGAGCCCTGCTGGAAAAAGGGACCATTCACACATCCCTAGCAGGAAGATGTTTGCCTCTGCTCTTCAGGGAGCTGTTGGCTGCTGCTCTTGACCTCAAGTCTGGCTCTGGAAGGAGCTGAGTTGTCTTCAGGGCTGTTGCTGGTGCatggagggagcagagggagagctCCAGGTCTTCAGGCAGCCAGGAGTGTCCAGTCCAGCCAGTTTGTCCAGTGCTGGGTGACACTGGGTggtgcagcactgcagctgagaTGCTCTGAATCCTCCTCTTGGGGATGAGGAGTGCAATTAACAGCTTGGGGTGCATAGGGCTGAGGGCTTGGGGGGGCAGCAGTTTTTAGGAGGGGAGCTGGGtgaagtcacagaatcatttgggttggaaaggagctctgggatcagcAATTCCAGCCCTGGATCCACTCCTCCTGTGGttcccatggcactgagtgccacattcagcctcttcttaaaaacctccagggatggagaatccacccccgccctgggcagcccattccaatgtctgatccCCCCctctggaaagaattccttcctaattcCCAACCTAAcctttccctggcagagctgaagcccatggcctcttgtctgactgacagagcccaaccccccccctggctccaacctccttccagggagttggggagagtgatgaggtctcccctgagcctcctcttctccagaggGGCCTCCTCATCCCTTTATCTTGTCCTGgctcccttcacagcctccttgctcttctctggacctgctccagcacctcaatctccttcctgaactgggagGCCCAGAATTTGTTGCTTTGTCCCCTTTTTGGGCTGAGCTGGAACGGTCTTGAATTTGAGTGGGAGGTGCCCATGTCCATGCAGAGGAGGGGGcttaaatcttttatttttttcttttttagatttttttttaaggtcccCCTTCATCCCCAACCACCCTGTGATTCTCTCTAtgccttttcttccatctccttGTGCCTCAGGTGATTTACCAAAATTTGGCCGAGGTGACgcctcctcccctgctcctgcaaCAACTTTGGCCCAACCCCAGCAGAACCAGACCCAGACCCACCACACCACCCAGCAGACCT
This genomic interval carries:
- the UBAP2L gene encoding ubiquitin-associated protein 2-like isoform X3; amino-acid sequence: MMTSVGTTRARGSWEQTQTQSQTQHKQRPQATAEQIRLAQMISDHNDADFEEKVKQLIDITGKNQDECVIALHDCNGDVNRAINVLLEGNPDTHSWEMVGKKKGVSGQKESGQTEPSEESKENRERDRDFSRRRGGPPRRGRGASRGREFRGQENGLDGGKSGGSSGRGTERGRRGRGRGRGGSGRRGGRFSAQGMGTFNPADYAEPAGTDENYGNSNNNTWNNTGSFEPDDGTRLDFIGGEGSNYPRKFDTAPGMIPPGAWRAATEEWGTEDWNEDLSETKIFTASNVSSVPLPAENVTITAGQRIDLAVLLGKTPSSMENESTNLESSQAPSLAQPLVFSNSKQSAMSQPTSGNSFSHHSMVSILGKGFGDVGEAKGSSTTGSQFLEQFKTAQALAQLAAQHSQPGGSTTASSWDMGSTTQTSSLVQYVDLKNPTESSVHSPFTKRQAFTSTSTMIEVFMQEKQPVVTASTTVPPPPSSPLPSKANPLPQMSPGSSDNQSSSPQPAQQKLKQQKKKASLTSKIPALAVEMPGSADISGLNLQFGALQFGSEPVLAEYESTPTTSTAVSQAQSSLYTSTASESSSTISSNQSQESGYQSGTIQTATFTSQNSAQGPLYEQRSTQTRRYPNSISSSPQKDLTQAKNGFSSVQPTPLQTTQAVEGATGPAVKSDSPSAPSIPPLNDGVPASSLLTTASQHSTALSSLSHSEELPSTTTAQLSSSLPTQQNSLSSSTSSGRTSTSTLLHTSVESEASLHSSASTFSTPSSTVSAAPPPVTVSSSLSSVSSLGLSLSSNSTVTATTRSSVATTSGKAPPNLPPGVPPLLPNPYIMAPGLLHAYPVYGYDDLQMLQTRFPLDYYSIPFPTPTTPLTGRDGSLSSNPYSGDLPKFGRGDASSPAPATTLAQPQQNQTQTHHTTQQTFLNPALPPGYSYTSLPYYTGVPGLPSTFQYGPAVFPVAPTSSKQHGVNVSVNASATPFQQPSGYGSHGYSTGVSVTSSNTGVPDISGSVYSKTQQSFEKQGFHTGTPAASFNLPSALGSGGPINPATAAAYPPTPFMHILTPHQQPHSQILHHHLQQDGQFVPLFLHILVLQQLPYLQTILCCQRQQEDQSGSGQRSQGSSIPQKSQANKSAYNSYSWGAN
- the UBAP2L gene encoding ubiquitin-associated protein 2-like isoform X12, whose amino-acid sequence is MMTSVGTTRARGSWEQTQTQSQTQHKQRPQATAEQIRLAQMISDHNDADFEEKVKQLIDITGKNQDECVIALHDCNGDVNRAINVLLEGNPDTHSWEMVGKKKGVSGQKESGQTEPSEESKENRERDRDFSRRRGGPPRRGRGASRGREFRGQENGLDGGKSGGSSGRGTERGRRGRGRGRGGSGRRGGRFSAQGMGTFNPADYAEPAGTDENYGNSNNNTWNNTGSFEPDDGTRLDFIGGEGSNYPRKFDTAPGMIPPGAWRAATEEWGTEDWNEDLSETKIFTASNVSSVPLPAENVTITAGQRIDLAVLLGKTPSSMENESTNLESSQAPSLAQPLVFSNSKQSAMSQPTSGNSFSHHSMVSILGKGFGDVGEAKGSSTTGSQFLEQFKTAQALAQLAAQHSQPGGSTTASSWDMGSTTQTSSLVQYVDLKNPTESSVHSPFTKRQAFTSTSTMIEVFMQEKQPVVTASTTVPPPPSSPLPSKANPLPQMSPGSSDNQSSSPQPAQQKLKQQKKKASLTSKIPALAVEMPGSADISGLNLQFGALQFGSEPVLAEYESTPTTSTAVSQAQSSLYTSTASESSSTISSNQSQESGYQSGTIQTATFTSQNSAQGPLYEQRSTQTRRYPNSISSSPQKDLTQAKNGFSSVQPTPLQTTQAVEGATGPAVKSDSPSAPSIPPLNDGVPASSLLTTASQHSTALSSLSHSEELPSTTTAQLSSSLPTQQNSLSSSTSSGRTSTSTLLHTSVESEASLHSSASTFSTPSSTVSAAPPPVTVSSSLSSVSSLGLSLSSNSTVTATTRSSVATTSGKAPPNLPPGVPPLLPNPYIMAPGLLHAYPPQVYGYDDLQMLQTRFPLDYYSIPFPTPTTPLTGRDGSLSSNPYSGDLPKFGRGDASSPAPATTLAQPQQNQTQTHHTTQQTFLNPALPPGYSYTSLPYYTGVPGLPSTFQYGPAVFPVAPTSSKQHGVNVSVNASATPFQQPSGYGSHGYSTGVSVTSSNTGVPDISGSVYSKTQQSFEKQGFHTGTPAASFNLPSALGSGGPINPATAAAYPPTPFMHILTPHQQPHSQILHHHLQQDGQSGSGQRSQGSSIPQKSQANKSAYNSYSWGAN